The Pseudanabaena yagii GIHE-NHR1 genome segment TTGGGCTTCGAGGATGCGGTCTTGTTTGAGAAGGAGATCGGCAAGAGCACGATAGTCTTTTTCAATTGTAGAGAGGTAAGATTTCTTTTCTTCTTTTGTTAGTCCAATGATATCTTTGCGGATGGTTTCGCGCACATTGACGGATTGTTTGTAAAAGAGAATAGCAAGTTCAGGCTGGTTTAATTTTACAAACAATTCCCCAAGATTACTGAAAGATTTTCCTTCGCCAGCACGATCTCCTATTCTCTTTTTAATTGATAGAGATTTCTGAAAATAATCAATTGCTTTCTGATATTGACCTGTTGCAGTATGAGCATTACCTAGATTATTAAGTAATTTTCCTTCTTGCGTGCTGTCATTATTTTTTCTAACAATAGATAAGGAAGCTTGATAAGATTTAATTGCCTCTAGATGCTTACCTATGGCAGCATAAGCATTACCAAGATTATTGATTGAAGCTGATTCGCCTATAGAATTCCCAATATTTCTGAATATCAGCAAAGACTGCTCAAAATATTCAATTGCTTTTGAGTAATTTTCAAGAACATTGTAAACATTTCCAAGGTTATTTAGTGAATTGCCTTCACCATTTTTATCCCCGATTTGTTTTTTAATAACTAAAGATTGCTGATAAAAATCGATTGCTTTTTGATATTGACCTATTGCTTCATATACATTACCAAGACTATTCAGTGATTGCCCTTCACCATTTTTATCCCCAATTTGTTTATATATATCTAAAGATTTCTGGTGATGCTCAATTGATTTTTGATACTTCCCAAGAGAATTATATGCAAAACCAAGATTACTAAGCGCACTTCCTTCACTTCTTCGATCACCGACTTCTCTAGCAATGTCTAAGGATTTTTGGTAAAAATCAATTGCCTTCTCATACTGTCCTAGACTATTGTAAGTACTGCCGATATTACTAAGTACACTTCCTTCACTTCTTCGATCTTTTATTTCCCTTGTGATTGCTAAAGATTGCTGATAAAAATCATTTGCTTTTTGGTACTCTCCAAGATATGTGTATGCATTACCTAAATTATCTAGTATTTCTCGTTCATCGAAAGGATCTCTGATTTGCTTTTTGATAGCTAAAGATTGTTGATAAAAACTAATTGCTTTTAGGTAATCCCCAATATTCTTGTATGAACTGCCCAGATCACTGAGTAAAATTGCCTCACTATTGCGATCTCCGATTAGCTTTACGATTTCTAAGGATTGCTGATATAAGTCAATGGCTTTCTGATACTGTCCGAGACTGCTATATGCAAGTCCTAGACTACGGAGAGATATTGCTTCCCCATTGCGATTTTTAATCTCTCGATAGATCCCTAAAGCCGATTCCCATACTTGAATAGCTTCTCGATAGCGACTGGTTCGATATAACTGAGCGCCTTGTTTGAAAAGTCGAGCTGCTTCTGCTTTGCGATCTTGCACTGTTTGCGTTTGGACACTTTCAGCGATCGCGATCGGCATCGGTAAACCAGACAACAAAGCCGCGATCGCGAGACTGATTAACCTATTCATCACCAAAACCCTCACAGTGACATCACAATCTGCAAGCTTTCACTACAAAGCATAAAGCTATCTTCTCCCAACCAAGTGGGCATTACAAAAAATTTAACCAACGTTAATTCTCTTTATTCAACGCCGCTTCAATCTGACTAATTCGCACAGCATAATTCGCAACCCCACGACCACGCCGATCCTTTCCACCTCTCGCATGGAGACCCACAATCTGATAAGCACCATCAATCTTTGTAATCAAAGCCGAACCAGAAGCGCCGGGGTTCGTATCGCAATCATGAACTAACATTCCCTCGCTCTCTCCTAACACACTACATTCCATATGCACACCTGCGGTATAACCCTTACCTGCTGACAGATCATGATATACCTTAGGATCAGGATAATCACCTGAATATCCCGCCACAGAAATGCGATTCTTATATTGTTGAAGTACTGATAGAGGAACCGATCGCCATTTGAGAAACCCATACTTCTCTCCCAAAGGCTTATTCAACTGTAAAACCGCCCAATCACTCTCTGGCTCATTATCGGGTTTATGGGTTCCTGACCAAACATTTTTGACGATCGCCACATCATTGCGTGTGCGTAGCCTGCCATTGATTAAATTAGGCAAAAAGAACATCTTAGGAAATAGCTTATCCTTCTCATACAGACAATGGGCATTGGTCAACACTAGCGCTTTGCTAATTAATGTGCCCGTGCAGGAATACTCTCTATCATCCTTCCCAATCATGATGATCTTGCCCACCGTAGACCAAGGATACTCACGGCTGAGCATCGGTAAGCGCTGATCTTTACCAATAATCGCCCGATCGCGTCCTATTGGTGATGTAGACTCACTTAATTTTGGGGGGACAAAGCCATCAGGATCAGATGCGATCGCCTTGAGAGATGTACTTTGGGTTGGTGCGATCGCCTCTTTGGGTAACAAACCTGAGAGGGTCTGAGCTGCAAGGGGTGCATAGGTGGTACATAACCAAGCGATCGCCATTCCTAACAGAAACCCTAACCAAACTTTCCATTTTTTAATTTTCATAGTCTTAACTAAACCTCTTTACTTTACATTTTGAGTAGCATGGTCAGTGCTGTTAATTAAATTACCTATGGCTTCGACTCCGCTCAGCCAACGTTAGCTTCGACTCCGCTCAGCCAACGCTAGCTTCGACTTCGCTCAGCTAGCTGAGCGGAGTCGAAGCTAGCTGCCTTTCTTTGGTGGGACATTTTTTATCCGCAAGAGCCTTAGCACCCATCTCACCCTCTACTACTGCGTTATAAACCATTACCGATCGCAAAAAATGCTGACCAATAGTTGGGATGTTTATATTGTGGGGATCGAATTAGCGCTATTTGCGCTCTTCTCAAGGCTTCGGCGATCGATACATTTCCTTTTTGGAGTTCACCATAAAATACATCCATGAGCGCCTGCGTCCCTTCATCACTGACCTGCCACAAAGAAGCGATCGCCACCCTTGCACCTGCGGACTGCATTTGATAGCCCAAGCCTAAAATTTCAATTCCATTGCCTAACTTGTTACCAATACCAGTTTCGCAAGCACTGAGGACAACCAGATCGACATTCTTTAATGACCAGTCTTGAATATCACGAATCGTAGCTTTATCGCCATTGCCAAAGAGAATAAAGGAATCTTCAGGCTTCTCTGTCGAGAGAAATCCGTGAGTGGCAAGGTGCAAAATTGTATAGGAATTCGCCTTGGTTGCCGTCGTGGTTTTAGTAAAATCAGATTCCAGTAATGTGGTCGTATTCGCAAAGCGGGCGGCAATCTTTTGGACTTCCGTTAAAGTTGCAGGTAAACCATTAAATCCTGAGCGTTTGTCACCATCTTTGCCCCCAAAGGCTCCTGCTAAAACATGGGGTGGAGCAATTGGCTTGAGATTAAATCCCGTAAGGGATTCGGCAGTGATGTTGTTAATGCGATATTTCTCAATTAGCCATTGCTTACCATCGTAAAGCGCCGAAAGAGGAATATAGCGCAACTGTCCGTCAGGAGCGTAGATAATCGTATCAATTTTTAGTTGATTGAGTTCTGCTTCAAAGGGTTTGATAATTGCTTTATATAACTTCTGAGCAGGTTCTTTGACATCCTCTGAGCCTTTATCCTTGAGTCCCTCACGAAAATCAGCAACTAATCGAATCAGTTCTTCGCGTTTCAGATTAACTGTGCGTCGAATGGGCGGAGTGTTCGCCGAAACTAATACTAGTTCTAAGCGATCATCGAGAATTAATGGATAAAGCATCACCGCACTGGGTAACTGTGTGAGTACTTCGCGTTGGAGTTTGCGATAGCTGGCGAGGTTCACATTTTGCTGCTGCTCAGTACGACGGATTTCATCGGTTAGTTTTTTGATTTCAGGACTGTTGAGAAAGGAATTAAATTTTTCATTTTGAGACTGTTCAGCCTGCACGAGTTGGGTGAGCCGCTTCTGTTCTCCTTCCGTGATATTACCTTCACGATCTTTCTTCTGAAGAGAATTGAGTTCACTCGCAAGCGTAATAATGCTCTGTTCCGATGGCTGAAGGTCAACACCTTGTTGGGTTTGAGTATTGCCCTGTACATTATTGAGATAGCTACTCAGTTCTTGCACTTTGAGTAAGTCGAGCACCTGTTGGGCTTCGAGACTACGGTTTTGTTTTAGCAGCAGATCCGCAAGATTGCGATAGGTATATTCGACTGTGGACAGATAGGATTTTTGTTCCTCTGTACTCAGCCCACGCAGATCTTTACGAATAGATTCTCTAATATTGATGGATTGTTTGTAGTAGAGAATAGCGAGTTCGTCTTTATTGAGCCTGCTAAAAGCTAAACCAAGATTGGAAAGTGTCCTGCCTTCACTCTCACGTTCACCAGTTTGACGGGCGAGTTCTAGGGATTGCTGGTAATACCCGATCGCTTTTTGGTACTGCTTCATATTGTTGTAGGCAGTGCCCAAATTATTGAGGGCAAGTCCTAAACCATTGAGATCACCTAGTTGTTTGTTAATTTCCAAGGCTTGTTGGTAATACTCAATGCCTTTTTGATACTGTCCAAGATTATTGTAGGCAAGCCCCAAATTTAGGAGTGCCACGCCTTCGCCATTACGCGCCCCAATTTGTCTTTTAAGATCTAAGGATTGCTGGAAAAACTCGATCGCTTTTTGGTACTGACCGATCTTGTTGTAGACCGTACCAACATCACTGAGAAAACCTGCTTCACCACTGCGATCACCGATTTGCTTACTAATCGCTAAAGCTTGTTGGTAGAAATCAAGGGCTTTTTGAGATTGCCCTAAAAGACTATAGACATAGCCTAATTCATCGAGAGCGCCTGATTCACCATAGCGATCGCCAATTTGTTGTCTAATCTCTAAGGTTTGCTGGAAAACCGCGATCGCTTTTTGGTATTGTCCTAGCCTGTAGTAAGCACCACCTAGACCATAGAGTGCGGCGGCTTCTCCATAGCGATCGCCGATTTGCTTCCGAATGTCCAAGGATTGCTGGAAAAACTCAATCGCTTTTTGGTACTGCCCCAATCTGCTATGAGCATCGCCTAAAGTGCTGAGTGAACTGCCGACACCAGCGCGATCGCCAATTTCCTTCCTAATTTCTAAGGCTTGCTGAGCAAAATCAATAGCCTTTTGATATTGTCCTAAACTGCTGTAGGTAATGCCCAAATTATTGAGCGCTAGCGCTATCCCATTGCGATCTCCAATTTGCTTTTTGATCTCTAAAGCCTGTTGATAGAAATCAATCGCTTTTTGGTACTGGCTAATGTTGCCATATCCCGCACCTAAATTATTGAGCGCAAGGGCAATCCCATAGCGATCGCCGATTTGTTTATAGATATCTAGGGCTTGTTGGTAGAGTTCAATTGCCTTGGGATATTGTCCTAAGTTGTTGTAAGAAGTCCCCAAATTGTTCAGGGCAAGCGCAACACCATAGCGATCGTTAAGTTCCTTTCTAATATCTAAGGCTTGCTGATAAAATTCAATCGCCTTTTGGTACTGACTCAGACTAGTGTAAACAGTGCCCAAATTATTCAGAGCCAGCCCTAGTCCATAGCGATTATTGGCTTGTTTATAAATCTCGAAGGCTTGTTGATAAAAGTTAATGGCTTGTTGGTACTTGCCAAGATTTTTATAGGCATTGCCCAATCCGATCAGAGAATCCCCCTCTCCCACGCGATCGTTAGCTTGCTTCTTGAGGACTAGAGCCTGTTGAAACATATCAATTGCTTTTTGATATTGTCCAAGATCGTTGTAAACATTGCCCAGACTAATTACTGCACGAGCCTCTCCCTTACGTTCACCGATCTGCTGTTTGATCGCTAAAGCTTGTTGATAGAACTCAGCCGCTTTTTGGATTTGCCCTAAACCTTTGTAAGCATTACCAATATTGTTGAGTGCATCGCCTTCATAATTTCGATTCTGTTGCACTCGATATAGATTTAGAGCCTTTTGCCAAGACTCGATCGCTTCACGATACTGACCTTGATTATACAACTGATTCCCTTGCTCATAAAATTTCTCCGCTTCAGCTTTACTGTCTTGCTGCACCTGTGCCTGAGCATTTGGGCTAATTAGCGTTTGCACAGGCAAACCCAACAACAATGTGGTAATTGCGATCGCACTGAAGTTTTTACGCATGGCTATAAAATATCTTGATTACTAAGTTATGTTTGGCACTTTTACATTTGGCACTTGATTGATAAAACTAGGACTTAAGCATCGAGTGGATATAGCGCGTGCTTCGCCCGCGCCATATCCACTCAAAACCCAGTAAATTCGTTAGCATTGCGTAAGTCCTAAAAACTTTAAAAAGTTAAGTTATCTAATTAAAGAGTTTGACGAAAATCTTAGTCTCAGGTTTCTTGAAGGATGTGATGCTATCTGACAGGCTTGACTGATACGACAACCATAATTTTGCATTCACTCGATTCCTCAAGTGTCAATATACCACGCCTATATTTTGGTGATTATTTAGCAACAAACATTATTAACTGATATTACGTGGAACTCAGATGATGAATTTCTTGCTGCTAGCCTAGCAGGGCAACCAAGGGGGGATGGCGACTACCTGAATAATTTAAATTTTGGTTAGGGGCTGTGCCCCCGTGCCAGCCCCGATCCTTCAATATCGCAGGATTCCTTCCACGTAACATCAGTTAACTAATTGATAACAGAGCGCCTAGAAAGTTACTTTCGTCAGTTATGGAACCTGTGGTATCTGCACCACGCAAATCTGCACCACGCAAATCTGCCCCGCGCAAATCTGCCCACTTTAAATCTGTATATTGCAAATTTGCACCACGTAAATCTGCGCCACGCATATTGGCATATTGGAAGTTTGTATGACTGCAATTACTACCATTTAAAGCCACACCGCTAAAGTCTACCTGCGGTAATTCCATTTCAGCGAGATAAGCCCCGCGCAAATCTAAACCTGCAAAGTTACGTTGTCCAGTTTGATATTGAATGAGTAATGCATTCGCGTTAATAGCGCCAGCATTAGCGATCGCATCTGTTCCCAATGGAACTATTGAATTACTACGCGGTGGTTCAATTGACCATCCATTCTGCGAAGTATGTTGAGCATTGCGATCGCCTAATTTCTCGATAATTCTTAAGACTCCTATGATTTGTCCGTTAGAGTCATGAACGAGAACCGTAGACATACTGATGCTAATCCAACTACCATCTCGAATTTCAATATCCATATGTACCCGATCAAGGGGTTTACCAGCTAAAGTATCAAGAATTGCGGTTTGTAAGTCTGGTACTTGTGCTGCATTGGGATAACCCACGATCGCTAAAGTATTTAAGGCAAAGAGTTTTTCAGCGGCGGCATTGCAGAGCAGGATTTTTCCTTCGGGACTAATGATATCGATCGCGACAGGGACAGATTTGATTACTGCTCTTAAAAGTTCATTTGTCCGTTGGAGGCTTGATTCTGCTTCACCCCTTTCACTAATATCAATGCATACACCGTCAGCTATGACTTTGCCTAACTCTGTATGATAGTAGCGTGCGATATTTTGTACCCATTTTACCTCTCCCGAAATGGCAATAATCCGAAACTCATGGCGGAAAGTGGCAAGTTTATCAAATCCAGCCTTAATCAGCGCTTTGAAATGATCCAAATCTTCAGGATGAATGAAATCTAGTAACTGATAAGGATTAGAGAGGATATATCGAGGAGCAATGCCTACTAAATCGATTAATCCATCACTAATAAATGGAATAGAAATGCTTCCATCAGAGTTCATCGCTAGACGATAGATGGTTGCGGGCATACTCGACGCGATCGCATCCAGTCTGATTTTACTTTCCTGTAATGCTGATTCTGTGCGTTTGCGTTCGGTAATGTCACGGGAGTTAATCACTAAGCCTTGGACATTAGGATCTTGCAAAAGATTACAGCAAACTGACTCTAGATAAACCCAATCACCATTGATATGTTGATAGCGCATCACAATTGGGGTGGATACGGACATCTCATCGACTGATTGCGCGAGAAAACTTTGAAAAACTGGCAAGTCTTCAGGATGAATGAATTTCACAAACTTCTTGTCGATCACATCTTCAGGCATATAGCCTAGGGCTTTAATGATGGCAGGACTGCAATAGTGAATTGTTGTATCAATATCAAGAATATTAACGATATCTGAAGAATGCTGCATCATCGCCCGTAATTTGGCTTCATTACGGGCAAGACTGCGAGAAATTCGTCTTTGTTCTTCTCTTTCTACGCGAATCTGACGATCCATGAGATTGAGTTTGGCATTCATTTCTGCAATGCGAATCTCTAAACGTTGATGGGACTGTTGGAGCTTTTCTACTTCCTGTTTACGTTGGGTGATGTCTTGAATCCACCAGCGCATTCCAATTACTTTTCCATCAAGGGCACGGATGCTAATGATCGTAAAGCTAGCATCAAAGGGTTGCCCCGTTGGAAATTGCATCCGAAAGTCTAGGCTTTTAATGTTTTGTCCGCGTTGAAGCTGCCCGATCAGGCTTTGAAATTGATCTTTGTAGGATGGATAGACAAAGTTCTCTAAGTTTTTGCCAATGGGATGCGAACCAAACATCAATGTTGCAGCTCGGTTAGCTTCGGTGATATCCCCATTGGCATCGGTGACAAAATAGCCATCGGGGGCGAAGTCAAAAAGTTCACGATATCGATCTAGTTCCCCTGCAAGCGATCGCTGTGAAATTTCTAGTTCTGTTAAGCTAGATTGCAGAACATGAAGTGCATTTTTTAAGGAAATGTTTTTTACTTCAATTTCGGTAGGAGTTGATACGGGTGATGTTGCAATATGCTCTAGATCATGCAGTTGCTGAATCGAGGTTGCAAGCAATTCGAGACAAAGGTGCATTCCCATATACAATCCATGTGTGAGTCAGGCTTCTAAGTCTTATATCTTAACATAGGAATATTCGAGTTGTTTTCCCACCGCGAGCAGGGAAACAACTCTGTACTTCACTTTTGATTATAGATAATTCAAATAAGAACTACAGCTTCGACTTCGCTCAGCTAGCTTACACCGATGGCTGAGCGGAGTCGAAGCCCCTCTGCAAATTATTTAAAACAACTATATTTGAGATTGTGTGTCCTTTCGAGAAAGCACTCTCTCAAAACATTCAGAATTGCTATCGTAAAAGAAGAACCCAATTTTTGATAGTGCGACAAAGCCGCACCATCAAAAATTGGGTTCTTCTTTAATTGCGGAACGCTAATATAGCAGTTCTAAATAAGGTAAAAGAGGCTTCGACTCCGCTCAGCCAACGTATATAGATGGCTGAGCGGAGTCGAAGCCCTATTTTTTATTTGAATTATCTATAACTTCATTAAGGATGTGTAAGAAAATCAAGAACCGAATTTTAGTGGTGTAGCGAAGCTACACCACTAAAATTAAATCGCAGAATTCTTAATGTGAATTAACGCTTCTAGGTGCTTTCTTTTGTGGTTTGCTTGGAGACTTGCTGGGTGATTGTGATGATGGCTTAGTGGTAGGATTATGCTCCCTTTGTCCACGTCGCGGTTGATGTTTTGATTGTCTTCCCAGTTGAATAGGCTCAGGTTTAGCACGAGGGTCGGGATCGAAACCAGCGATGATTTCTTGAGGTAGCGATCGCTTAATTAATTTTTCGATATCTGAGAGGAACTTACGCTCATCCACACATACCAATGAAATCGCCTCACCGACAGAACCAGCGCGACCTGTGCGTCCGATACGATGCACATAGTCCTCTGGCACATTAGGCAATTCGTAATTGACCACATGGGGAAGTTCGCTAATATCCAAGCCCCTCGCTGCGATATCGGTCGCAACTAAGACTTGCAAACTGCCATCCTTAAATTTACCGAGCGCACGGGTACGGGCGGCTTGACTCTTATTACCATGAATCGCCATCGCCACAATGTCATCTTGATGCAATTGCTTAACTAAGCGATCGGCTCCATGTTTGGTACGGGTAAAGACTAAGACCTGATACCAGTTGTGAGTTTTGATCAAATGGGTCAGTAGTTCCCGCTTGCGATCGCGATCGACAGGAAAAATTCTCTGGGTGACTAAATCCGAAGTTGCATTTTGACTAGCGACTTCAACGAGCACAGGCTGATTGAGCAAAGTACTGGCAAAGGCTTTAATCTCATTGGAGAAAGTCGCTGAAAACAATAGGTTTTGGCGTTGCTTGGGTAATAGAGCCAGAATCCGACGGATATCACGAATAAAGCCCATATCTAACATGCGATCGGCTTCATCTAATACCAAGATTTCTACCTTGGATAGATCTAGTCGTCCTTGCTGCACATGATCGAGCAATCGTCCGGGGGTTGCCACCAAAATTTCTACCCCACCTCTGAGGCGATTAATTTGGGGATTAATATTCACGCCGCCATAAATCACCATTGAGGTGAGGGGCAGATGTCTACCATACATCCGCACACTTTCTTCGACTTGGGCGGCAAGCTCACGGGTGGGGGTGAGGATTAAAGCTCGAATGGGGATCTTGCCCGTTGGCGATCGCTTGACGACCTTTTGCGAGAGTAAATGCAAAATAGGCAGGGTAAATCCTGCGGTTTTGCCAGTACCTGTTTGAGCACCAGCTAGTAAATCCTGACCTGAGAGGACAACGGGGATCGCTTGAGATTGAATCGGTGTGGGCTTGGTATAGCCGCGTGCAGTAACGGCACGGACAATTTGATCGGACAAGCCTAAAGCAGAAAAGGACATAGAACTCCAACTTTTTGACGTGGTCTGTCGCTGTTAGCGTTGCCATTTGATAGTCGTACCAATTCTTAGAGTTTTACGGCAGTTCTAAGAATCTAAAACCTTACAGAAAAATTAATCAGGGGGATTTTAAAGCTTCAACAGGAATGCTCCCATTGTTGAAATTGGTGTTAGACGGATTCAGAGACAGAAATATGTAACTTCTAGCAGTATCAATAATTGGGAGCCGATACCGTAGGTCTTGATCTTAGCAGAGGTTCGTAATTTGTAGTTGTAATCGGTGAATGCGATTTTTAGGTGATGGGAGATAGCTTGCTTATTTTAATTAGAGCCTGCGTGAGTTCTTCTAGTCGAATGGGTTTACTAATGTAATCATTCATCCCCGCATCTAAACAGGACTCGCGGGCATCCCCGATCGCATGGGCGGTCATCGCAATAATCCATGGCTGATGTTTGGACTGAATACGAATGATTTGGGTAGTAGTAATGCCATCCATTTCAGGCATTTGCATATCCATGAGAATGACATCATAGAGTTTTTGCTTGAGCATATCTAATACTTCCATGCCATTGTTAGCGATATCTGCATAACAACCAAGCTTTTTGAGCATAAAGAGTGCTAATTTCTGATTTACCTGATTATCTTCAGCTACTAAAATCTGTAAAGATGATGGATGAGCATTGGCGATCGCTAATTTGGCATTTTGATAGGGAGAAGTAACGACGACGGGTAATTCCGATTTCTTCAGTGAGATGGTGAAGTAGAAGATAGAACCCTCAGTATTAGGGGTAACTCTGCGTAATTCCCAATCTAAAGGAGGATTACCACCGATATTGCTATCGCTCTCGACCCAAATTGTCCCTCCCATCAGTTCTACTAAGCGTTTGCAAATAGCTAACCCCAGTCCCGTACCGCCATACTTGCGGCTAATCGAGGAATCCGCTTGAGAGAATGGTTGAAATAGTTTGACTAAGCGATCGCGATCGATGCCTATTCCTGTATCCGCAACGGCAAAGGTGAGTTCATAGGTACTCTGATTGTCAGGGTCTCGACCGCTGACCGTGATTGCAATATTACCTTGCTGCGTAAATTTAATGGCATTACTAATCAGATTTAGCAAGATTTGGCGTAGACGCGAACTATCGCCCATCAGCGTATGCGGTATATCATCACTTACCTGATAGCTAAGGTTAATTGCTTTATCCCTTGCTTGTCCATTCAAGAGATTGCATACCGATTGGACACTATTTTTAACAATAAATGGATGTTCTTCTAACTCCAGCATTCCTGCTTCAATCTTAGAAAAGTCCAGAATGTCATTTAGGAGTGTCAACAAAGCATCACTGCTGTATTGAATAGTCTGTACTAAGTCTTTTTGTTCCTCAGTGAGTTCAGTCATGGCAAGTAACTGTGTCATCCCCAGCATCCCGTTCATCGGTGTGCGAATTTCATGGCTCATGTTGGCAAGAAAAGCACTTTTAGCTCTGGTTGCAGCTTCTGCCTCTTCCTTGGCTTTAGCGAGAGCGATCTCAGCAGCTTTGCGATCGGTAATATCGCGAATCAAACCAACTCGAATCAGTTTCTCTCCATCTTGAATGAATGATTCCGATAGTAATGCAGGAAATAGACTGCCATTGGAGCGGCGCATCGAGATCTCGGCTTCGATCGCATAGTTTTCAAGTGATGGCGCAGTGACCAAAGTTTGTAGATATGGCTGCCCCAGAATATCCATCGGTTTCCCAATTAGATCCTTCCCTTCAAGGTTGCAGATTTGCCTAAGAGAGTCATTAATAAACAGTAAGTTCCCATTTAGGTCAGCGATATAAATGCTATCTTTGGCACTTTGCATCGCATGGTTGAGAATGCGTACCTGCTCCTCTGCTTGCTTGCGATTAATGACTTTAGAGACAGTAGCAGGCAAGATTTTGAGATATTTGAGGTCAGGATCTTTGATCAAATAATC includes the following:
- a CDS encoding response regulator; the protein is MAPDSYDSISPQPIRVLLVEDDQIDCIAFVRSVKQEKLPYDYTVAYSLAEAKNALESHLFDIAILDHSLKDGTSLELFGVLKARNCPFIIATGTGDEETAARLMNEGAYDYLIKDPDLKYLKILPATVSKVINRKQAEEQVRILNHAMQSAKDSIYIADLNGNLLFINDSLRQICNLEGKDLIGKPMDILGQPYLQTLVTAPSLENYAIEAEISMRRSNGSLFPALLSESFIQDGEKLIRVGLIRDITDRKAAEIALAKAKEEAEAATRAKSAFLANMSHEIRTPMNGMLGMTQLLAMTELTEEQKDLVQTIQYSSDALLTLLNDILDFSKIEAGMLELEEHPFIVKNSVQSVCNLLNGQARDKAINLSYQVSDDIPHTLMGDSSRLRQILLNLISNAIKFTQQGNIAITVSGRDPDNQSTYELTFAVADTGIGIDRDRLVKLFQPFSQADSSISRKYGGTGLGLAICKRLVELMGGTIWVESDSNIGGNPPLDWELRRVTPNTEGSIFYFTISLKKSELPVVVTSPYQNAKLAIANAHPSSLQILVAEDNQVNQKLALFMLKKLGCYADIANNGMEVLDMLKQKLYDVILMDMQMPEMDGITTTQIIRIQSKHQPWIIAMTAHAIGDARESCLDAGMNDYISKPIRLEELTQALIKISKLSPIT
- a CDS encoding DEAD/DEAH box helicase, encoding MSFSALGLSDQIVRAVTARGYTKPTPIQSQAIPVVLSGQDLLAGAQTGTGKTAGFTLPILHLLSQKVVKRSPTGKIPIRALILTPTRELAAQVEESVRMYGRHLPLTSMVIYGGVNINPQINRLRGGVEILVATPGRLLDHVQQGRLDLSKVEILVLDEADRMLDMGFIRDIRRILALLPKQRQNLLFSATFSNEIKAFASTLLNQPVLVEVASQNATSDLVTQRIFPVDRDRKRELLTHLIKTHNWYQVLVFTRTKHGADRLVKQLHQDDIVAMAIHGNKSQAARTRALGKFKDGSLQVLVATDIAARGLDISELPHVVNYELPNVPEDYVHRIGRTGRAGSVGEAISLVCVDERKFLSDIEKLIKRSLPQEIIAGFDPDPRAKPEPIQLGRQSKHQPRRGQREHNPTTKPSSQSPSKSPSKPQKKAPRSVNSH